Proteins found in one Candidatus Tectomicrobia bacterium genomic segment:
- a CDS encoding formylglycine-generating enzyme family protein, producing the protein MPRPIVLLGRCLLPALLFLLPAAAHRAHASAALELVDIPGGAFTMGDPRGEPDEAPRRVTVRPFRMMKHEVTNRQFAAFVQAAGHLTDPERAGFGHVWDGRWREVRGADWRHPHGPGDSAEGRETHPAVQVSARDAAAFCRWAGLRLPAEEEWEFAARGADGRRYPWGDAPPRQEGGRRANFGTVPCCAADASDGHLRTAPIGSFPAGASPFGLLDMAGNVWEWTASPFPGKPRLVALRGGGWGNNPWCLRASYRHANPADIGLDMVGFRCAGDGR; encoded by the coding sequence ATGCCCCGCCCCATCGTCCTGCTCGGCCGGTGCCTGCTCCCCGCCCTCCTGTTCCTGCTCCCCGCGGCGGCGCACCGCGCCCACGCCTCGGCCGCGCTGGAGCTGGTGGACATCCCGGGCGGCGCCTTCACGATGGGCGATCCCCGCGGCGAGCCGGACGAAGCGCCGCGGCGGGTGACGGTCCGGCCCTTCCGCATGATGAAACACGAGGTGACGAACCGCCAATTCGCCGCCTTCGTCCAGGCGGCAGGCCACCTCACCGACCCCGAGCGCGCGGGCTTCGGCCACGTGTGGGACGGCCGCTGGCGCGAGGTCCGGGGCGCCGACTGGCGCCATCCCCACGGCCCCGGCGACTCGGCCGAGGGGCGGGAGACTCACCCCGCCGTCCAGGTGAGCGCGCGCGACGCGGCCGCCTTCTGCCGCTGGGCGGGCCTGCGCCTGCCGGCCGAGGAGGAGTGGGAATTCGCCGCCCGGGGGGCGGACGGCCGCCGCTATCCCTGGGGCGACGCGCCGCCGCGGCAGGAGGGCGGACGCCGCGCCAACTTCGGCACGGTTCCTTGCTGCGCGGCCGACGCGAGCGACGGCCACCTCAGGACCGCTCCGATCGGAAGCTTCCCGGCGGGCGCCTCCCCCTTCGGCCTCCTCGACATGGCGGGGAACGTCTGGGAGTGGACGGCGAGCCCCTTCCCGGGAAAGCCCCGCCTCGTCGCCCTGCGCGGGGGCGGCTGGGGCAACAACCCCTGGTGCCTGCGCGCGAGCTACCGCCACGCCAACCCGGCCGACATCGGCCTGGACATGGTGGGCTTCCGCTGCGCGGGGGACGGCCGATGA
- a CDS encoding DUF1722 domain-containing protein has product MRKFPRPVVVLSQCLELAPCRYDGERIPFPFLRKLAAHVELRPVCPEVEIGLGVPRDPIRVIERGGERTLLQPATGRDLTRAMRRFAEKFLGGLGGADGFILKSRSPSCGIGDVKRYAGAEAAKPIGKGAGFFAEEALARFPGLAVEDEARLGNPLIRERFLTRLFALARFRAVKERPSAAALARFQEANRLLLLARHKREAKALEKIAANRKRRPLPEAMEEYERHLHAALARPARRASAADVLRQSVGAAGSPLRPSERARFLRAIERYREGRAPLSAALRPLRDWIGRDETLAGQTLFSPFPPDLEDTGGESAIA; this is encoded by the coding sequence ATGAGGAAGTTCCCCCGCCCCGTGGTCGTCCTAAGCCAGTGCCTGGAGCTGGCGCCCTGCCGGTACGACGGGGAGCGCATCCCGTTCCCCTTCCTTCGAAAGCTCGCGGCCCACGTGGAGCTCCGGCCCGTGTGCCCGGAGGTGGAGATCGGGCTCGGCGTCCCGCGCGACCCCATCCGCGTCATCGAAAGGGGCGGGGAGAGAACCCTCCTCCAGCCCGCGACGGGGCGGGACCTGACCCGGGCCATGCGCCGCTTCGCGGAGAAGTTCCTGGGCGGGCTCGGGGGCGCGGACGGCTTCATCCTGAAGAGCCGCTCCCCCTCGTGCGGGATTGGGGACGTGAAGCGCTACGCCGGGGCGGAGGCGGCTAAACCCATCGGCAAGGGGGCGGGTTTCTTCGCCGAGGAGGCGCTCGCGCGCTTCCCGGGCTTGGCGGTGGAAGACGAAGCGCGGCTCGGCAATCCCCTCATCCGCGAGCGCTTCCTCACCCGGCTCTTCGCGCTGGCCCGCTTCCGGGCGGTGAAGGAGCGGCCCTCGGCGGCCGCGCTCGCGCGCTTCCAGGAGGCGAACCGGCTCCTCCTCCTGGCCCGCCACAAGAGGGAGGCGAAGGCGCTGGAGAAAATCGCCGCGAACCGCAAGCGGCGGCCGCTGCCCGAGGCGATGGAAGAATATGAACGCCACCTCCACGCCGCCCTGGCGCGGCCCGCCCGGCGGGCCTCGGCCGCGGATGTGCTCCGCCAATCCGTAGGGGCGGCCGGCTCGCCCCTGCGGCCAAGCGAGCGGGCGCGCTTCCTTCGGGCAATCGAGCGCTACCGGGAGGGGCGGGCTCCTCTGAGCGCCGCCCTCCGCCCCCTGCGGGACTGGATCGGCCGGGACGAAACCCTCGCCGGGCAGACCCTCTTCTCGCCCTTCCCGCCCGATTTGGAAGATACCGGCGGTGAATCCGCCATTGCGTAG
- a CDS encoding long-chain-fatty-acid--CoA ligase — MKRHVAPVRFETLGRMVRENAARRSHRSAILWEAGGAGAASGLGAPSGGGGEDRHLTHVALNAAVNRFASALARRGAGRGDRVALLVGNRPEFVVAYYGAAKAGAVSVPLNTRLSGRELAYILADSGASLLVAQEDFWPALAGRRAELSALREVVWVGEAGPPAGARPFEAFLAEGEEAEPEEAASSGALASICYTSGTTGLPKGALLTHRNILVNGRNCEAVFRCTESDRTLVAVPLFHVTGLTSQLIAMGYVGASCVLMSRYKTEEVMRLIEKFRVTHLIAAPTIFVLMLLHERCAGYDMDCLRIASYGGGPIAPETVRGIKARFPRAEAIQLYGLTETSGMVTYHPDEMALAKPTSVGRLAPECELCTVDEDDNPLPPGGVGELCARAPNVVSGYWNKEEATAEAMRGGWFHTGDLARYDADGYYYILDRKKDMICRGAENIYSKEVEDVLYTHPAVMEAALYGVPDRVFGEVPRAAVVLRPGKSAEEEEIRAFCAGRLADYKIPTKVRFLAELPKNANGKILKRALRESDPGLQAGRV; from the coding sequence ATGAAACGGCATGTCGCCCCCGTCCGGTTCGAGACTTTGGGGCGGATGGTGCGGGAGAACGCCGCCCGCCGGTCTCACCGGTCCGCCATTCTATGGGAAGCGGGCGGCGCGGGGGCCGCCTCCGGCCTGGGGGCGCCATCGGGCGGCGGAGGCGAGGACCGCCACCTCACCCACGTGGCGCTGAACGCGGCGGTCAACCGCTTCGCCTCCGCCCTCGCCCGGCGGGGAGCGGGCCGGGGAGACCGCGTCGCCCTGCTGGTCGGAAACCGCCCGGAATTCGTCGTCGCCTACTACGGCGCGGCCAAGGCGGGCGCCGTGAGCGTTCCCCTGAACACCCGCCTCTCGGGCCGGGAGCTCGCCTATATCCTGGCTGACTCGGGGGCCTCGCTCCTCGTGGCGCAAGAGGACTTCTGGCCCGCCCTCGCCGGGCGCCGCGCGGAGCTCTCCGCTCTGCGGGAGGTGGTCTGGGTCGGAGAGGCCGGCCCCCCGGCGGGCGCCCGCCCCTTCGAGGCTTTCCTGGCGGAGGGAGAAGAGGCCGAGCCCGAAGAAGCCGCCTCGTCCGGCGCCCTGGCCTCGATTTGCTACACCTCGGGCACCACGGGCCTGCCCAAGGGGGCGCTCCTCACCCACCGGAACATCCTGGTGAACGGGAGGAACTGCGAGGCCGTCTTCCGGTGCACCGAGAGCGACCGCACCCTCGTCGCCGTCCCCCTCTTTCACGTGACGGGCCTGACGAGCCAGCTCATCGCCATGGGCTACGTCGGCGCCTCCTGCGTCCTGATGTCGCGCTACAAGACCGAAGAAGTGATGCGCCTCATCGAGAAGTTCCGCGTCACCCACCTCATCGCCGCCCCCACCATCTTCGTCCTCATGCTCCTGCACGAGCGGTGCGCCGGTTACGACATGGACTGCCTCCGCATCGCCTCCTACGGGGGCGGGCCCATCGCCCCCGAGACCGTCCGGGGGATCAAGGCCCGCTTCCCCCGCGCCGAGGCCATCCAGCTCTACGGGCTCACCGAGACGAGCGGGATGGTGACCTATCACCCCGACGAAATGGCGCTCGCCAAGCCCACCTCGGTCGGCAGGCTCGCCCCCGAGTGCGAGCTTTGCACGGTGGACGAAGATGACAACCCCCTCCCTCCCGGCGGGGTGGGCGAACTCTGCGCGCGGGCGCCGAACGTGGTCTCGGGCTACTGGAACAAAGAAGAGGCGACGGCGGAGGCCATGCGGGGCGGCTGGTTCCACACCGGCGACCTCGCCCGCTACGACGCGGACGGCTACTACTACATCCTGGACCGCAAGAAGGACATGATCTGCCGCGGGGCCGAGAACATCTACAGCAAGGAGGTCGAGGACGTCCTCTACACCCACCCGGCGGTCATGGAAGCGGCCCTGTACGGCGTGCCCGACCGGGTCTTCGGGGAGGTGCCCCGGGCGGCGGTGGTCCTCAGGCCCGGCAAGTCCGCGGAGGAGGAGGAGATCCGCGCCTTCTGCGCGGGCCGGCTCGCCGACTACAAGATCCCCACCAAGGTGCGCTTCCTCGCCGAGCTGCCCAAGAACGCAAACGGCAAGATTCTCAAGCGCGCCCTGCGCGAGTCGGACCCCGGCCTCCAGGCGGGCCGAGTCTGA
- a CDS encoding DUF2721 domain-containing protein, which translates to MTGAQLVAALLSPAIFISAAGLLALSINTRMMGIITRLRGFHWERHQKERLGEHAEAQVLDRQIEAVTRHVIVVRNALLWVLASIILTLATCLLLGLAVLWPPANGAAIFCFVLAFLAMLAGMGYYVRDISMALDAARDEERVLAQIRAERRGP; encoded by the coding sequence ATGACCGGGGCACAGCTGGTGGCGGCTCTCCTCTCGCCCGCCATCTTCATCTCGGCGGCGGGGCTGCTGGCCCTCTCCATCAACACGCGCATGATGGGCATCATCACCCGCCTGCGGGGCTTCCACTGGGAGCGCCACCAGAAGGAGCGCCTGGGGGAGCACGCCGAGGCCCAGGTGCTCGACCGGCAGATTGAAGCCGTCACCCGGCACGTGATCGTGGTCCGCAACGCCCTCCTGTGGGTGCTGGCCAGCATCATCCTGACCCTCGCGACGTGCCTGCTCCTCGGGCTCGCCGTGCTGTGGCCCCCGGCCAACGGCGCCGCCATCTTCTGCTTCGTCCTGGCCTTCCTCGCCATGCTGGCCGGGATGGGCTACTACGTGCGGGACATCTCGATGGCCCTCGACGCGGCCCGCGACGAGGAGCGCGTCCTCGCCCAGATCCGGGCGGAGCGGCGCGGACCGTGA